The following proteins come from a genomic window of candidate division WOR-3 bacterium:
- a CDS encoding RNA polymerase sigma factor → MEKSPSLYNDETILENLRKAKNGDELALEELCREVYKWIYKYLYYRVKNEADCEELASEVVIKMVRALKQQRGNFFAWVYKIAANALIDYYRKGKYKLETSYEELPHELPADNNPKEILRIDKLKEAIAHLSKEQAQVITLKFIQEYDNDEIAQIMGKSTGAIKVLQYRALKSLREYFRKKGYEIKD, encoded by the coding sequence ATGGAAAAATCTCCGTCTCTATATAATGATGAAACAATCCTTGAGAATCTTAGGAAGGCAAAGAACGGCGATGAACTGGCACTTGAAGAATTGTGCCGCGAAGTCTATAAGTGGATATATAAATATCTGTATTACCGTGTCAAGAATGAGGCAGATTGCGAAGAATTGGCGAGCGAGGTGGTTATAAAAATGGTAAGGGCACTTAAACAACAGAGAGGCAATTTCTTTGCCTGGGTTTATAAGATTGCCGCAAATGCATTGATTGACTATTATCGGAAAGGTAAATACAAATTAGAGACGAGTTATGAGGAATTGCCCCATGAGTTGCCTGCTGATAATAATCCAAAGGAAATTTTAAGGATTGATAAGTTAAAAGAGGCAATTGCACATCTTTCAAAAGAGCAAGCTCAGGTCATCACATTGAAATTTATTCAGGAATATGACAACGATGAGATTGCTCAGATTATGGGCAAATCTACGGGTGCAATCAAGGTCCTGCAATATCGCGCATTAAAATCATTAAGGGAATATTTCAGGAAAAAGGGATATGAAATTAAAGATTGA